The segment GCTAATCTTCTTAATGCTCAAGCAACAATATCATCTTGCGCATGAGAATCACACCATATCTTGAAGTTCATCTGGACAAGAGGTATCACTCGAATGACTGATTGACAAAGATTCTGCGCTTCTGTTGAATATGCTATCTGAAGCATCTGATTTGATGTTGGTGCCAAAATTGTTGGTATTTAAACCTTCAAAATGGGAAGTAGTCTCCCTCCAATTCTTTTCATGACTGCAAATAAATGTATCAATGAATACACTTATACGGCATATAGGGATCTTTTTGACTcaactcaaaacaatcaaatgatCATGAACCTGAACTTTGATTTGGGGGTAGTGCACTGAATCTTGACCTGCACATATAACAAAAGGGAAGTTTATTGTTGCAATGCTTCCAGGACTCCATTAAATTTAATGGTTTAAACAATTAAATAAACATACAGAGGTGGGAAAAACTTATATCTCAAATATAGTTGTCCCAGTATGGAAAAAAGTAATAATGCAAACAAAAAATATGCACGTTCTGATTGTTGGTTAAGCCAATTCAAGAAATTGTACTAAAAAAAAGATGGTTAACAAGCTCACAAGCCTAGAACAATGCAGCACAACTAAAAGGCATAGCTAATGCTTCCTACcaatcctatcactctatataatTCTGATGGAAGACATTCATTCACAACAACTTTTTTCCCTATTTTCCTGCAGTCATCTTTGAGAGTATTAATTCAAATGCCATCATTTAGGCTCCATTTACTAAATCATAATAGTAACATATTTAAAACTACTCCAATAAAATAAGGGAACAAGCTAAATTTACTCTTTTGAGTATGAAGTGTTGAAATATCTTGGAAACATGACTGAGACACAGCTAAAGCTTAATTGAAGTAGCATTACCTGTAGTGTTGTTCCAGATTCACACTTCTTCAATGGCAACAAAAGAGAGCCAGAATCCTCTGAACTTAGATAATCTGCTAAATTCAGCACAATCTCTCCTAGAATAACAGACCTAGCTGAACCCTGCAATACAAGACCAATCTGAGAAGATGCCTAACTCTAGTAAATAAAGAATGGCATATGTTCATGTataatttaatgaaaatattgatcaAAGCATAAAGACAAAGCTATATATAGAAGCATAACCCAATATTGGCCCACACCatggaaagaacaaacttaatctGAGATTCTTCAAGTTCTTTTGATGCATCATCTTGAGAAATCCATATAACTTCTGGCCCGGTCCATTGACAAGTTCCACCTCGCACTGTTGCTTTGCTTGATTTAGCAATTGTCTTTCCTGTTTCTACCGAGATAATAGAGAGTAAAAGCCTGTCCCATCCTTTAGGAACCTGCATGAAATTTGAAGAAATATATGGCAGTCTGATGCATCCTTCCGACATCATCATGAAATGGTaaaacaaattgatgtacaaGAAAAAGCAAAAGTTGCATTGTAGCGTAAGTTAGTATAATGGTAAGTGTATAATATAGCAAACTTAAGATCAAATAAGTGCATAATAAGGATGATGAGGTTGTATTGTAGCTTAAATCAGGAACCTAAAGATTAACAGCGGAAAGCGTACACATTCCCAAAGTACTTTGAGGTGCATAAGCTGAAATATCAATAATTAATAGACGCAGTCAATTTGTAGAGAAGAAAATATGTGGAGTCTTACTAGGACTAACTTCCAGTTCCCACACTATCATggcagaggcaaaatagtccattagTCAATGTAGTGAGAACCGAGAAAGACTACTCTCCCTTTGTCACTTCATCACATTCTACAAACCCTTAGACAGATACTCTTGTAGACAAAACCAAAAATTGATCTCAAAATTTACTCCATCTGATGGGCCAAGAACGCCGCATCCTGCAAAATCCGCAGCCTAGGAAACCCTACAGCATTTTTTTCGAGctcagggaagtcggcaaaacgaaaTGCATCAGAAGGCAAATAAAGGATGACTTCCGACAAGCAAGAACGGAGGAAGACGAACACAAGGGAGAAGGGAGCAAGATGGGGGGTTGGAGGACCTGAAATGCTTGCAGATTGGAGAACCTGAACTCGACTTTATCCCCGGATCTGTCGGACTTGTGCCTGTTCAACCTGAACATCTCGTCTCCGCTCGCTCCCCCTCTCCTACAGCTTTCTTGGTTTCCTCCGCCGACACCTCGATCGAATCaagggagaagagaagggaatcTCGGTTCGTGCCTTCCTCACTCGCTCTCGTCCCTCGTGGGAGTCCGTAGCgcagtgagagagaaagagattaattatttttcctttttttttttcttttactttccaTCGGATGTTTCAGATATATATAGACAGGTAAAGTTGTCAACATCAATAACAGTATTCCTCATAGTGGCTTCACAGTTGAAGTGGGTGATGAATATTACATTAATAAAGGCACTAAATACGAATTAAATGATAAAACAATAAACCTGTCTTTACCGAACACAAACTGTTACTCGGAAAGAGCAATTAATTATTGTCTTGTATTGTATTTAGGGAGCGTTAAGCGGTTGAGAACTTCAATCTACCTTTAATATGTTTCTCTTCATCTTCATATACGTCCATCATAAATGTCATTCCCATTAGTAAGTAAGCATCTGATGAACTCCGATTTGATGAGCTAacagatattaaaattttaaaacctaaaatacttttttttgttgatgtcaATAATTATTTcacaataattttattttttaaaactttcAACTAAAATAGTGTCTATTTAAAAGATACTAATGCTAATTGGAGTCATAACATCATTCTAGTGATGATTAAGCAACTgagatcgatatatatatatcgaatctAACCGATCTACCCCTATCAAGAGATTCTATTGAATCGATTGATCTACCTATATCAGATGACTTATAGATTGTTCAATTTATCAATATTGGGCAAGAGAAATCATAAAAGCTTATAAGATATATTTTGAGTCCAGATCACGTCATAATCAATAAATGATGCATCGAACGTTTGGGATATATCTATCCATGAAAAGTTCTATTTGCGAATGGAGAAATGGATGCTCAAGATTTTTTGACCTACGAGCCACATCGGGTGCTCGAGATACTTCTTCGCCGAGAGGACACAAGGGACACTTTCATGACATACAAAGGTAGGTTTGAAAGTATAGAAGTACAAGCACTTTCATGTAGCACAAATTTATTCTCGGTTTTGGCATCGGAAGATTTAGACCTACCGATGCGTAAACCAGCTACAGATCATATCAAGAAATTGGATGTATCTGATCCTTCTTCTCCTATCGATCATCACTGTGCCAATGAATCCCCAGAATCCGAGCACGAACGCAGGCGCAAAGCCAATAAAAACCCAGATGATTCCATACTCATCCTCATCCacatcctcttcttggcttgcctCAGTGGGGATCTCCGAAGGTGCATCATCAGGACACTTGTCCGAAAGTGGTGGTCCGCAAAGTTGAGGATTCCCAGCGTAGATGGATGGATCAGTGAAGGTTCGGAGTTGACTGCCCGACGGTATTCTTCCAGAAAAATTGTTGTATGACAAGTTCAAGTGGCTCAAAAAATTCAAGGCGGAGATGCTCGAAGGAATCCTACCTGACAATTTGTTTTTGGAAAGATCCAGCGATTCAAGTTGTCCGATGGCACCGATGTTTTGTGGCATGTCTCCTGAGAAACGATTGTCCGACAGATTCAGGAAGTGGAGGCCATGAAGCTTCGTCAGCTCTTCGGGAATCTCCCCGGAGAGATTGTTCCCCGAGAGGTCTACGCTCGTCACGAGCGAGAGCACAGTGGTGAAGTACAGCTTGAGTCCCTTTGCATCTACGACGATATTCTCCGTATAGTAAGTGCCTTCCTCTCCGAGAACAGGCTTGGTTTCATTCTGTATCGATATCATGGAACTAAAATTGCCAAAAGCTGGAGGCAGCGCACCAGAAAGATTGTTCCGAGCGAGGTCCAGCACTTGCAGGGAGGCAATAAGCGATAGTTGCGGCGGAATGGCACCAGTAAACATGTTTGAGCGCAGACGAAGGACCTTCAACGACGAGAGCTTCTCCCCGATCCATCTGGGTATGGCACCAGACAATCTATTCTGGCCTAGATTGATGGTCACCAGGTCCTTGCAGTGTTGCAAGCTCGAGGGAATTCTACCAGAGAGGCCATTGTCATTCAAGTGCAATGATTTGAGTTGAGGTAAAAGACCCAATGTCTCGGGAATGCCACCCGATACTTTGTTGCCTGACACATCAATTATCTTCAAGGCTAATGAATCGTTCCAACAGTCCGGGAGTGCTCCCGAGAAGCCATTGTTGGCGAGGTTGAGAACTTCCAAATGATTTGCCTCACAGAAGGAGGATGGGATGGTGCCATTCAATCTGTTATTGGACAGAAGCATGAAAGCCAAGTAGTCAGTCCCAGCGGCCATGGCCGGAGGAATAGGCCCAGAGAACAAATTGTCTGAGAGATCCAAAAATGCAAGCATGGGATCCATCCTAGGAATGAAACCTTCCAAGTTATTGTGGCTCAAATCAACAATCACTGTCCAGAAACACTCTATCGAGCTCGACAGACCTCCTTTCATATAATTATAAGAAACATTGAGATTTAAGTCTGACAAACACAAGTTCCAAAACCAATCAGGAAAAGTATCTGATATCCCATTGCTGGATAGATCAAGAACACTCAACTTAGTCTGGTTCTGCAGCCACGGAGGAAACTTGGGCCCCAAGTTGCAAGAGCGCATTCTGATCTGAGTGGCTTGAAATGGAGGAAGCCAATCTTGGGTATCATTCACTGTCAACGAGTTGTGGGATAGATCCAAACTATCTAAGTATGTTAGATTGGCAAAGTTGGCTTCGGATAGTGCCCCTACCAGGGAGTTTGAAGAAAGATTTAGATCAGACAGTGCAAACAAGTTCCCCAAGGATGCAGGAATCGGACCACTCAATGAATTCGAACCAAGGTTAAGACGTGTTAAGCTTTGAAGTTTCCCTATCTCATTGGGAATAGGACCACTGATCTCATTGTTCTGCAGGTCAAGATACCGAATGCCGCTGGTTCTGCATCTTGACAAGCCTTCGATGAAACCAGTAAGCTGTCCTCTTATTCTGTTCCCATAAGCATCCAAACTGCTCAAGTTGCATAGATTTCCCATGCTGCTTGGTATTGCTCCCCCTATATTGTTGCCGTTCATACTCAAGGATTCTAAGCGAAAGAGGTTTCCCAATGAATCTGGTATCCGTTCGCTAATCTGATTGTTTGGTAGGTCCAAAGTCTGCAATGCACTTAGATTCCCGAGACTCGCCGGCATTGCTCCACCGATTTTGTTGTTGGACAGACGTAGAGCCCACAATTTGCTGAGGTTCCCTATGCTTTCGGGTATCACCCCCTGAATCTTGTTAGAG is part of the Musa acuminata AAA Group cultivar baxijiao unplaced genomic scaffold, Cavendish_Baxijiao_AAA HiC_scaffold_117, whole genome shotgun sequence genome and harbors:
- the LOC135655600 gene encoding receptor-like protein EIX1, with the translated sequence MAWTSSPIPLLYLIWIGFLFSSGDVAASGRCIEKERKALLSIRTGISDAHEWLSSWKGKDCCSWAGVECNAATGHVIKLDLHNPGGPSSNKSKVNPSLLELKHLSYLDLRWNYFDGAPVPGFIGSLTELESLNLSSAGFGGTIPHQLGNLSNLLSLELSENTISGGIPESLGSLSELVSLGLALNSINGEIPATLGDLRSLQIMDLSSNNISGEMPGTIGKLRNLESLDLSSNKIQGVIPESIGNLSKLWALRLSNNKIGGAMPASLGNLSALQTLDLPNNQISERIPDSLGNLFRLESLSMNGNNIGGAIPSSMGNLCNLSSLDAYGNRIRGQLTGFIEGLSRCRTSGIRYLDLQNNEISGPIPNEIGKLQSLTRLNLGSNSLSGPIPASLGNLFALSDLNLSSNSLVGALSEANFANLTYLDSLDLSHNSLTVNDTQDWLPPFQATQIRMRSCNLGPKFPPWLQNQTKLSVLDLSSNGISDTFPDWFWNLCLSDLNLNVSYNYMKGGLSSSIECFWTVIVDLSHNNLEGFIPRMDPMLAFLDLSDNLFSGPIPPAMAAGTDYLAFMLLSNNRLNGTIPSSFCEANHLEVLNLANNGFSGALPDCWNDSLALKIIDVSGNKVSGGIPETLGLLPQLKSLHLNDNGLSGRIPSSLQHCKDLVTINLGQNRLSGAIPRWIGEKLSSLKVLRLRSNMFTGAIPPQLSLIASLQVLDLARNNLSGALPPAFGNFSSMISIQNETKPVLGEEGTYYTENIVVDAKGLKLYFTTVLSLVTSVDLSGNNLSGEIPEELTKLHGLHFLNLSDNRFSGDMPQNIGAIGQLESLDLSKNKLSGRIPSSISALNFLSHLNLSYNNFSGRIPSGSQLRTFTDPSIYAGNPQLCGPPLSDKCPDDAPSEIPTEASQEEDVDEDEYGIIWVFIGFAPAFVLGFWGFIGTVMIDRRRRIRYIQFLDMICSWFTHR